The uncultured Fusobacterium sp. genomic sequence TAGTGAAGATATTAAAAAATTAGGAAAAGCTTTAACAAGTGATAAAGTAAAAAAATATATTTTAGATAATTATGATGGGGCAGTAGTTCCAGCGTTTTAAGGAGGAAAGATTATGAGCAGAGAGAATTTTAAAATAGAAACACAACTTGTACAAGGAACAGAAAAATTTGTTGAAGGACAACCAAGAGTTTATCCAATTTATCAAACTACAACTTATGACTATAACTCTCCAGAGGTTTTAGCTGAACTGTTTGATTTAAAAAGAGATGGGTATATGTATTCAAGGATAGGAAATCCTACTGTTACAGCCTTTGAAGAAAAAATAGCTCTATTAGAAAAAGGAGTAGGGGCTTTGGCTCTCTCTTCTGGACAAGCAGCTAATGTAACAGCTATTTTAAATATTTGTGGTTGTGGAGACCATATAGTTTCTTTAGCTACAGTTTATGGTGGAACAGCAAATCTATTTAAGTCAACTTTAAAAAAATATGGAATTACTGCTACTTTTGTTTCACCAGAGGCTTCAGAAAATGAGATAAAATCAGCATTTCAAGAGAATACAAAAGTCCTATTTGGAGAAACATTAGGAAATCCAGAGATGAATGTGATTGATTTTGAAAAACTTGTAAAAATAGGAAAAGAGAAGGGAGTTCCTGTAATAGTAGACAATACACTAGCCTCTCCATATCTATGTAATCCAATTGAATATGGGGTAAATATAGTAACTCATTCAGCTACTAAATATATAGATGGACAAGGAGCTGCTTTAGGGGGAGTTATAATAGATGGTGGAAACTTTAATTGGGATAATGGAAAATTTCCAGACCTTGTAGAACCAGATCCAGCTTACCATAATTTAAGTTACTGGAAAGAGTTTGGAAAAGCTGCCTATATAGCAAAAGCAAGAGCGATTCTTTTAAGAGATTTTGGAGCTTGTTTAAATCCATTTAATGCTTTTCTATTTTTAAGAGGATTAGAAACTTTACATTTAAGAATGGAAAGACATAGTGAAAATGCTTTGAAAGTAGCAAAATTTTTAGAAAATCATGAAAAGATAGAATGGGTAAACTATCCAAAACTAGAAAGTAGTTACTCCTATAAAAATGCTGAAAAATATCTTTCAAAAGGAGGAAGTGGAGTTATTTTACTAGGTATTAAAGGAGGAAGAGAGGGAGCAGAGAAATTTATAAAAGGGCTTACTTGGATAAGAAGCGTAATACACGTAGGAGATTCTCGTACTTGTGTATTACATCCAGCAAGTACTACTCATAGACAATTATCTGAAGAGGATCAAATAAAGGCAGGAGTTTTACCAGAAGCTATTAGATTAAATGTTGGAATAGAAAATGTTGAAGATATAATAGAGGATTTAACAAGAGCTTTAGAAAAAATATAAATTTTTTAAGTTAAAGTAAAAATAAAAAAGGAAGAAGGTTACTATAATGAGTATTATCCATTGAAAGTAAACTTTTTCCTTCTATATTATTTATTATTTGATTTTAAATTTACAATAACATTTTTAAAATTTCCAACTATTTCATTAAGCTTTTAACATGATCTACTCTATTAATAGCTTCATTTCTTTGCATTATATAGTTATTAGGATACATACTTTCTACATTTCTTAGTATTCCCTCTTTTTCCTCATTAGGAATTTCAGAAGAGTTAATATAGTTCATCATATCTAAATAAGCTTTTTTATTTTGGTTAACATAGTAGCTTCTTTGAGAAATATCCATTTCTTGATAAAATTTATTTATATTTCTCTCCACTTCAATAGGAATATTAGAACTTCCTACTTTTGCTTGAGCTAGACTTGCAACTGTAAAGAAAACACTAAATATTAATGTTAGTTTTTTCATAAAAATACCTCCTAATACATTTATATTAATTTTAAAATTATACTATCTCTTGTATAATTTTATGATATATTAGAATATTGATATTTTAATGAAACCAATTTGAATTAATATTTTCTTTACTTCTTTTCAACTACTTAAAAAAAACACATTAAAAGATTAATTAGCTTTAACTCTAAGTAGATTTAATCCTAAAATAATAAAAATTGTTCCAGAAAGCTTATTAACAATTTTTCCAAAATTTTTATTTCTCTTTAAAAAAGTTGCTATAAAAGAAGCAAAAATAGAAAGAGATATATACCAAATACCAGAGATAACAGATGATGTTAATCCTAGTAGTATAAAAGGTAACATTCCATAAGAATTATTTGTATCAACAAATTGTGGTAAAAAAGCCAAGAAAAATAAAATTATTTTAGGATTTAATAAATTTGTAATTAAACCTTGGAAGAAAGCTTTTTTTAGATCCTCTCTTTTTTTCTTTCCTTTATTAACAGCTAACATCTCTTTTGACTTTATACTTTTAATTCCCATATAAATAAGATACATTGCTCCTAAAAATTTTACTAGATTAAAAGCTGTTACAGAATTTTTTAATACTAATGAGAGTCCAAAAGCTGCTAAAAAGGTGTGGACTAAAAGTCCAGTACAAATTCCTAATGCTGAGTATTTTCCAGACTTGATACTATTGGATATAGCTTGCCCTAATATAAACATAGTATCGCTTCCAGGTATTAGTGCTAAAACAATACTAGAAGTTAAAAACATTTCATAATTAATAATTCCAAACATAATTCCTCCCCGAAAAATTAGTGTTAATTACACTAGATATTTTATCACTTTTTTTTAGATTGTCTAGTAAAAAATATTAAAATTTAAGTATTTTTTAGAAAAAATTATCTAAAAATAATAAAGATTTAAAATATTAATTAGGAAGGATTATAATTTATTGAATTTTATGATAATTTATTATATTCTTCGTCACTTACAGGTTCACACCATTCATTTGAAGTATTTTCTCCAGAAACTTCTATAGCTATATGACTGAACCATGAATCTTTTTTAGCTCCATGCCAATGTTTAATTCCAGTAGGAATTGTAATAACCATTCCTGGTTTAAGGCTTATTGCTTCTTTTCCCTCTTCTTGATACCAACCCTCTCCAGCTGTACATATTAAAATTTGTCCTCCTCCTTTAGTAGCATTGTGAATATGCCAATTGTTACGACAACCAGGTTCAAAAGTTATATTTGCTAAAAAAATATTTGCTTTATTAATTTCAGTAAGAGGATTTAAAAAAGAGTTTCCAATAAAATATTTAGCATAATTCTTGTTAAATTCTCCCATACCAAAAATATTATGTTTTTCAAATTTTTCTTTTTCTATTATTTTCATTGTATTACCTCCCTGTATTTTTATAAAATTATTATAGTATTTGAAGTTAACTCTAAGTCAAGATTTTTTAAATAATAAAAAATTTTTTATAAATCTACTAACTATTTTTTAGTAGAAATTTAATATAAAAAGAGAATTATTAGATTTTAATCATCTCTTGTCTTTATGCCTTTAATAGTATATACTCTAGATATGGAGGTTGATAAAATGACTTTATTTGAAAAATTTAAAAATAAAACACTTTTTATTACAGTTCAAAATGGAACTTTATTTCCTACTTATAAGGGAAGTATTCTCTCTCAAGTGGAAGATTTTATTGAGTTTAAAACTGAAAATAATACTATTTGGATAAATCTTAAATATATTGTTAAATTTATAGTAGTGGAATAGAGAGCTTTTATAGCTCTCTATTTATTTTTTCTTTTATTGTTTTTATTCCTTTAAAAAGTTATAATATAATTACCATAGATTATAAAAATACTGAGGAACTCAGAAAAGCTGTGGAGTTGCTCAATTAATTTTTGTTGCCTACCCGTTGTCTACGGGTATAAAATAGATAATTTAGAAGAAAAAATATAAAATAAAAAAATAAGTAAAATAGCAGGTTTGCAAGAAATTATATTTTTAGAAAGGAGCAAAATGGATAAGATTATTATGCACTATGATATGGACTGTTTTTATGCTTCTATAGAGATAAGAGATAATCCGAAATATCAAGGGCTTCCTTTAGTTGTTGGTGGAGGGATAGTAACAACAGCAAGTTATGAAGCTAGAAAATATGGAATTCATTCAGCTATGAGTGTATTTGAAGCTAAGAAGCTATGTCCTAATCTTTTGGTAATACCTGTTGATAAAGATAAATATATAAAAATTTCAAATCAAATTCAAAAATTAGTTTTAAAAATAACAGAAAAAGTAGAATTTATAGCATTAGATGAAGGGTATGTTGACATAACAGAGGCAGTTAAAAAATTTTCATCTTTAGAAAATTTTGCTGAGAAGTTTAGAAAACGTATAGAATATCATACCAAACTTACATGTTCAGTTGGAATAGGGGTAAATAAATTAAGTGCTAAGATAGCTAGTAATATAAATAAACCAAATGGAAAATATATATTTAATTCCCAAATGGAATTTGTAAATTATA encodes the following:
- a CDS encoding cupin domain-containing protein, with product MKIIEKEKFEKHNIFGMGEFNKNYAKYFIGNSFLNPLTEINKANIFLANITFEPGCRNNWHIHNATKGGGQILICTAGEGWYQEEGKEAISLKPGMVITIPTGIKHWHGAKKDSWFSHIAIEVSGENTSNEWCEPVSDEEYNKLS
- a CDS encoding LysE family translocator; protein product: MFGIINYEMFLTSSIVLALIPGSDTMFILGQAISNSIKSGKYSALGICTGLLVHTFLAAFGLSLVLKNSVTAFNLVKFLGAMYLIYMGIKSIKSKEMLAVNKGKKKREDLKKAFFQGLITNLLNPKIILFFLAFLPQFVDTNNSYGMLPFILLGLTSSVISGIWYISLSIFASFIATFLKRNKNFGKIVNKLSGTIFIILGLNLLRVKAN
- a CDS encoding O-acetylhomoserine aminocarboxypropyltransferase/cysteine synthase family protein — translated: MSRENFKIETQLVQGTEKFVEGQPRVYPIYQTTTYDYNSPEVLAELFDLKRDGYMYSRIGNPTVTAFEEKIALLEKGVGALALSSGQAANVTAILNICGCGDHIVSLATVYGGTANLFKSTLKKYGITATFVSPEASENEIKSAFQENTKVLFGETLGNPEMNVIDFEKLVKIGKEKGVPVIVDNTLASPYLCNPIEYGVNIVTHSATKYIDGQGAALGGVIIDGGNFNWDNGKFPDLVEPDPAYHNLSYWKEFGKAAYIAKARAILLRDFGACLNPFNAFLFLRGLETLHLRMERHSENALKVAKFLENHEKIEWVNYPKLESSYSYKNAEKYLSKGGSGVILLGIKGGREGAEKFIKGLTWIRSVIHVGDSRTCVLHPASTTHRQLSEEDQIKAGVLPEAIRLNVGIENVEDIIEDLTRALEKI